The DNA region ACGCATCGAGCGCGCACTGGAGGAGGCCGGGTTCCGCGTCGACCCGATGGAACCCGTCGAAACGCAGGTCGACGACGCGCTCGACGCGCTCCGACCCGTGATCCCGATTCGGTTCGCCGAGGTCACCATCGCGGTCAACCTCCCGGCGCAGTACGCGGGAAGTGCACAGGCCCGCGTCCGACAGTTCGGCGACTTGGAGCGCGAGGAGTGGCAGAACGACGGGTCGTGGGTCGGCGTGATGACGTTCCCCGCCGGGATGCAGAACGACTTCTACGACCTCGTCAACGAGCACACCAGCGGCGAGGCGGAGACGCGGATGATCAAGGACAAAGACGACCTGAAGACGCGATAGTCCCGCCCGAGAGCGGCGGCTCCGAGTGGCTCTGTCCGGCGTTTCGGAAACGGACGGACGCCGAGTGCGAGAACGAGCGGTTACCCTTTCTTGAAGCCGACGAGAAAGCCGCCGGTGAACCCGGCGGAGATGGAGAGCGTCGACAGAATCGTCATCATCCAGTCCGGCGGTGTCCCCGTCGTGGCGACCTCACCGGTCTTCAGGAAGCCAGCGGTCAGTTTATCCCAGTCGACGGAGAGGATCCCGCGCGATTCGAGGAACTTGAACAGGGCGAGCTCGAGGCCGACGAGGACTGCGATGACCTTCGCGACTTTCTTCGCCGCGAAGCCGACGATGGCACCGATGACGGTCCCGGTTCCGGCATCCATCGCGAGTTGTTGTACATCTATCTCCAACATACCAGACCGTCCTCACAACTAACTTATTACCTTTGTGGATACGTGTCTACTCGGCGAGACGAGAGACACTCTCCGAGTGCGACAGAAGGGGGGCCCAGAACCCAGGAAGGTTCAAAGGGACGCACGACATACACCCGCACATGCGAACCGAGGTGGAGAGCACCCATCCCTGAAGCCGGGACCGCCGTGGTCGCAAAGCGCGTCGACTCCGGGAGCGCGGACCTCGGAGAGATATCGGAACTGGCGCGCGCGGCCGGGTACAGCGTGGTCGGTGAACTGACACAGAGCCGCGAGGAGGACCCCGCTTACGAGTTCGGCGAGGGGAAAGTCGACGAACTCGCCGCGTTGGTCCGCCGCAGCGACGCGGATACGGTCATCATCGACAACAGGCTGGGACCGTATCAGACGTACAACATCGGGCAGAAACTCCCGGAGGGCGTCGAAGTTGTCGACCGATTCACGCTCATCCTCGACATCTTCGGCCAGCGCGCGCAGACGCGCAAAGCCCAACTCCAAGTCGAACTCGCGGAGTTGCGGTACGAACTCCCGCGCGCGGAGGCGAAGGCGAGTCTCGCCAAACGCGACGAACGTCCGGGGTTCATGGGTCTCGGTGAGTACGACGAGAGCCGCGAACAGGACATCAAAGCGCAGATCGCGAACATCAAGGGCGAACTGGACGCCATCGCCGACAAGGAGGAGACCCGGCGCGAGCAGCGCCGCGAGTCCGGCTTCGACCTCGTCGCGCTCGCGGGCTACACCAACGCCGGAAAGTCGACGCTTCTGCGACGACTGGCCGCCGAACTCGACGTCGACGAGAACGAGGACCTCCATCCGGATTTGGACGCGACCGCCGAGTCCGAGGACCGCCTGTTCACGACGCTCGGGACGACGACACGCCGCGCCGAAACAGGCAAGCGAAACGTCCTCCTGACGGACACCGTCGGCTTCGTCTCGAACCTGCCGCACTGGTTGGTCGAGTCGTTCAAGTCGACGCTCGACTCGGTGTACCGCGCCGACCTCGTGCTGTTGGTCGTCGACGCCTCCGAGTCCGTCGAGGAGATGCGCGAGAAACTCGTCACGAGTCACGACACGCTGTACGAGCGCAACGAAGCGCCCATCGTCACGGTGCTGAACAAGATAGACCGCATCGACGACGACGAACTCGAAGAGAAGAAAGCGGCGCTGACCGCGCTGGCACCGAACCCCGTGGCGGTGTCGGGCAAGACCGGCGAGAACGTCGAGGAGCTCAAAACGCGCGTTGAGGCAGAACTTCCGCCGTGGGAGCGCGAGCGGCTGATGATGCCGCTCGTCGACGAGACGATGAGCGTCGTCTCGTGGATTCACGACCACGGTCACGTCGAGACCGAGGAGTACGACGACGACCACGTTCTCGTCGAGTTCGAGGCGCGTCCCGCAATCGTCGAACAGGCACGGGCGAAAGCCGCCGACCTGACCGCCGTCGAGTCGGCCTGATTCGGCCTACGTCGGCCTGAGTCGGCACTCAGTCGCTCACGTTTCCAACCTGTCTACTGCAGCGACGAAACGGAGCTTTATTGTCGCGGCTTCCCCTCGATTGTCGGGGACAATGCTACTCTCTGGAACCGTCGTCGCCGACGCCGAGACCGTCATCGAAGACGGGGCGGTCGTCGTCGACGACGACCGCATCGTGGCCGTCGGCGAGCGGGCGAACCTCTCCGACCGCTACCCGGACCACGAGCGTAAATCGCACGACGTGCTGCTGCCGGGACTCGTCGGCGGTCACATCCACTCGGTGCAGTCGCTCGGCCGCGGCATCGCCGACGACACCTCGCTTCTCGACTGGCTGTTCGACTACGTCCTCCCGATGGAGGCGAACCTCGACGCCGACGGGATGCGCATCGCCGCCGACCTCGGCTACCTCGAACTCGTCGAGTCGGGGACGACGACGGCCATCGACCACCTCTCGGTCCGCCACGCCGAGGCGGCGTTCGAGGCCGCCGGCGAGGTGGGTATCCGCGGCCGAATCGGGAAAGTGCTCATGGACAAGGAGTCGCCGCCGGGACTCGCCGAGGACACGCAGGCCGCGCTCGACGAGACGGAGGAACTCATTCGGAGATACCACGGCTCGTTCGACGACCGCATCCGCTACGCCGTGACACCGCGCTTCGCGGTCAGTTGCACCGAGGAGTGTCTGCGCGGGTCGCGCGAACTCGCCGACCGCTACGACGGCGTCCGCATCCACACCCACGCCAGCGAGAACCGCGACGAGATAGCCGCCGTCGAGCGAGAGACGGGGATGCGAAACATCGAGTGGTTGGACGAAGTCGGCCTCACGGGAGACGACGTCATCCTCGCACATTGCGTCCACACCGACGAGTCCGAGCGCGAAATCCTCGCCGAAACGGGCACGCACGTCACCTACTGCCCCTCTTCGAACATGAAACTCGCCTCGGGTATCGCACCCATCGTCGACTACCTCGACCGCGGAATCAACGTCGCACTCGGCAACGACGGCCCGCCGTGCAACAACACACTCGACGCGTTCACGGAGATGCGGCAGGCGAGTCTCCTCCAGAAGGTGCAGACGCTCGACCCGACGACCACTCCTGCCAAAATCATCTTCGAGATGGCGACGCGCAACGGCGCGAAGGCCGCCGGGTTCGAGACGGTCGGGAAACTGAAAGAAGGCTGGAAAGCCGACATCGTCGGTCTCACGACCGACATCACGCGCGCGACGCCGCTGCACGACGTGCTCTCGCATCTCGTCTTCTCGGCGCACGGCGACGATGTGCAGTTCACGATGGTCGACGGCGAGGTGCTGTACGAGAACGGCGAACACGTCCGCGTCGACGCCGACGGAATCAGGGAGCAAGCGAACGAGTACGACATCACGAAAGAACGCCACGAGTGCGAACACGAGCATCCGGCGTAGTCGCGTCGAGTTATTTCCCGTTCGTTCCCGTCCCGAGCGTTTATCACCGAAGACGGAACCATCCCGCCGCGTGCGCTGAGTAGCGCCGCGATTCGGGCGAGGCGGGAGTACGGCGACCCGGTCGCGGAGCGGTCTGGAGAATGGTACGCTGTCTGTTCGCCCTCGCTACTCCAGCGTCCGCTTCTCCTTCGAGACGACTTGCACGCCTCGAATCGACGTCTCGGGGTACTGGCCGTCGTCGTCCTTCTCGGCGGCTTTGACCATGTCCCAGACGACGTTTAGCCCGGTTGTGACGCCTTCGAGCGCTTCCATTTCGCAGCCGGTTTTCCCGGTCGTCTCGACGGCGACAGTAAGTACTACCCCGTCGTCGCGCACGTCGAACTCGGTGTCGACGTTCGTGATAGGAATCTGGTGGCACATCGGAATCGTCTCCCACGTGTGTTTGACCGCCTGCACCGCGCCGACGCGGGCCGTCGCCAGCACGTCTCCCTTCTCGATTTCGTCGCCGCGAATCGCGTCGATGGTCGACTCGCTCAGTCGAATCTCTCCTCGGGCCTCGGCGCGGCGAGCGGTGTCCGGTTTCGCGCCGACGTTGACCATCTGGACGTTGCCTGTCTCGTCGGTGTGAGTCAGTTCCGAGCGACTGCGTTCGGTGTCGCTTTCGACGTCGGCTTCGACTTCAGTCTCGTCGTCTTCGCCGTCACTAGGGTCGGTGTGGTCGGCGGGATCGGTGCCGTCGGCAGAGTCGGTCGCATCCACGGGGCCGGTGTGGTCGGCGGGTCCGGCTGGCCGTCCTTTTTCGGTCATATCCCTTCAACCTCGCTGCCGCGGTTCATCGCTTTCGGTAGCCAGTCGGCGAGGTCCGTCGCGACGAGTCCGTAGCCACGCTCTTCGGCAGCGAGGTCGCCGGCGCGGCCGTTCGCCCACGCGGCGACGCAGGCGGCGTCGAAGGGGTCCTGCGTCGCCGCGAGCGCACTCGTGACGCCGGCGAGTACGTCGCCGGTGCCGCCGACGGTCATCCCGGCGTTCCCGGTTCGACTCGCTCGTGTCTGCTCGCCGTCGGATATCACGTCGTACGCGCCTTTCACGAGGAGCGTCTGTCCGAGTTCGGCCGCGAACTCCTCGACCAACTCGGCGCGCTCCTCCCAGTCGTCGGCCGTCTCGCCGCCCATCTTCTGCAGTTCGCCTTGGTGCGGCGTGCAGACCAGCGTCGCGCCGGTATCGACCTCGGGGACGACCTGCAGCGCGTCGGCGTCGACGACGGCGGTGCCGGCGAACTCGGAGAAGAACCGCCGGACTGCATCGAGCGTCTCGTCCGCGTCCCCGAGGCCCGGTCCGAGGACGACGGCGTCTTTGCTCTCGGCGCGACCGAGCAGTTCGTCGACGTGCTCCGGTCGGAGGTGGTCGCCGTCAAGCCCGTGGACGATGAAGTTCTCGCTGTAGCCGCGAACCGCGTCGGCGACGCTCTCGGGACACGCGACGTTCACGAGGTCCGCGCCCGCCCGGAGCACCGCCTGCGCCGACAGCGCGGGCGCGCCGGAGAACGGTCCGCCGCCGATAACGAGCACGTCGCCGTTGTCGCCTTTGTGACTCTCAGGGTCGCGAACGACGACGTTCAGGTCACCGGGACCGACGAACCGCTCAGCGGCCGCAGGAATCCCGATGTCGGCGACGGTGACCGTCGCGTCGAGGTCGGAGAGGCCGGGCTTGTCGTCGTGAAACGTTACGACGCGGTCGGCGTCGACGGCGACGCCCTCGGCCTCGCTGGTGTCGGCGTCGACGCCGGAGGGGACGTCGACGGCGAGCACCGTCGCGTCGCTGTCGTTTATGGCTCTCGCCGCCGACGCCTCGGGTTCGCGGAGTTCGCCCGTGACGCCGGTTCCGAGCATCGCGTCGACGACGAGGTCCGGGTCGTCGAGTGCCAACGTCTTCGAGTCACGGACGACCTTCGTGTCGTACTCCGCGCTCTGTAGCGCCGCCCAGTTCTCACGGGCGATGTCGGTCGAAACCGTCTCCGGGCGGCCGAGCAGGTGGACCGTCACGTCGTACGCCTTCAGAAACCGCGCGGCGACGAACGCGTCGCCGCCGTTGTTTCCGCGTCCGGCGACGATAGCCACCGACGCGCCGTCGTCGACGGCGTCGCGCACTTCGCGAGCGACGGCGTTCCCGCTCGACTCCATCAGTTGCTTCCGAGGGACGCCCAGCGCCTCGGCGTTCTCGTCGACGGCGGCCATCCGACGGGACGTTATCATGTCCCGACATTCGACGGCGCGGGCGAAAAACGATGGGGTCGACGACCCTCCGGTGAACCTTGGACCCCGTCGCCGTGTCCGCTTTCGCAACGCTTGACCCGGCGGCAGACGAACGTGCGGCAGTGACACGTCGCCTCTTCGGAACGCTCTGCGGGTTCGTCTTCCTCGTGAACTTCGGGCGGACGGCGTTCGCTCCGCTGGTCGAACCGCTGCAGGCGGCGTTCGGTGTCGGTCCGGCGGCCATCGGACTCGTCACGTCGCTCGTCTGGTTCGGTACGGCCGTCCCCCGGATTCCCGTCGGCTACCTCCTTACGCGCGTTTCACGCCACCGCGTCGTCTTGATGGCAGGCGTGCTATTGACTGCCGCCGCGGCGTTCTCCGCGACAGCGACGTCTGTGCTCGCGCTGCAGGCCGGGGCGTTCGTCATCGGAATCGCCTCCGGCGCGTACTTCGTCGCCGCAGTTCCGCTCGTCGGCGAACTGTATCCGAAAACCGTCGGACGTGCGGTCGGTATCCACGGCACGGCGAGTCAGGTCGCCGCCGTCGCCGCCCCCTCTGTCGTCGTCGGAGTGCTCTTCCTCGGCGAGTGGCGTCACGTGTTCTGGCTGCTCGCCGCGTGTACACTCCTGTTGACGCTCGTCCTCGTCACGACCGGACGGTCGCGCAGAACCGCCCCCTCGTCGGCCGGCGACGACCGAAACTTTCGGGAGGCGCTGTCGTACTGGCGCGTCATCCTCACCGGCGTCGCGATGGTCGGCGTCGTCGGGTTCGTCTGGCAGGGGCTGTTCAACTTCTACGTCCCGTACCTCACCGCGACGAAGGGGTTCACGCCGACGCAGGCCAGCACGATGCTGACCGTCGTCTTCGCCGCGGGCGTCCCCGCGTTCTGGTTCAGCGGCCGCCTCGCCGACCGCCTCCCGCACCTTCCCTACATCCTCGGCATCGTCGGCGCGTTCGGGGCGTGCCTACTCGTGCTGACGGCGGTGTCGGGGTTCCTCCCGGTGTTGATCGTGACGGCGACGCTAGGGTACGTCGTCCACAGTCTGTTTCCCGCACTCGACACGTACATACTCGGCGCGCTCCCGGCAGCGAGTCGCGGGAGTGCCTACGCCGTCTACAGCGGCGTCGCTCTCCTCATCGAGTCGGGAGGGAGCGGAACCGTCGGCGCGCTCACGGGCGCGGACGTTCCGTTCGACGCCGTGTTCCGACTGTTCGTCGCGGTTCTCGTCGTCGAACTCGCCGTCCTGCTCGCACTCTACTCGGCCGGACGACTGCCGGACGGCCGACGCAGCGTCGACGTGGCCGCCGACTGACACCGCGCTCCTCGTCGCCGTACAAACTGTCGGGTCGAGTGACTCGAACACGTAATCGAATCTGTCGAAGGGTTTACTAACCCGTCCATGGAATGAGAATCCATGTCAGGACTGCTCCCGTCCGACAGGAACACAGAGCGGGAAGCGCGGCCGCCCCGCGTCCTCTGGCTCGACGACGACGACGCGGAGCAACTCATCTCCTCGCTCTCCTCGGAGACCGCCCGCTCGATTCTCACGGAACTGTACGAGCGCGACGGGACAGCCTCGGAACTGTCTGACTCCGTCGACACCTCGCTGCAGAACGTCCGCCACCACCTCGGCAACCTGCAGGACGCCGGGTTGGTCGAAATCGTCGGCACCGAGTACTCGGTGAAAGGCCGCGAGATGAACGTGTACGGCCCGGCGGACGGTCCGCTCGTCGTCTGCGCCGGACAGACGGACGACCGCGCGTCCGTTCTCGACTCGCTGCGACGGTTCGTCGGTGTCACCGCGCTGCTGGCGGTCGGCGCGGCCCTCGTCCAGTGGCTGTTCGGCGCCGCGGTCGTCACCGACCTCGGTGGCCCCGAGACGGCCCCACGCGTCGGCGACAGCGTCGCGAACGGCGTCGGAGGGACCCTCGGCACGCTCTCGCCGGGGCTAGCGTTCGTCGCGGGCGGCGTGCTCGTCCTCGTCGCGATTCTCGCCTGGGAGGTCGTAGAACGGTGAACGACCGCAGGACTCGCGGTGACGAGGCCGGGGCGGGGTCGCCGTAGGGACCCCGAACGATGAGCCGTCGACTCTTGGCGTGTTTCCTCGTCGTCTGCGTCCTCGTTTCGGCGTCGAGTGCGCCGCTGGCCGGGTCGGTCGTCGCGACGGTGCCGTTACTGCCGGAGTCCGATTCGGTGACGACTGCCCCATACGGACAGGTGAGCCGAACCGGCGGGCATATCGTCTCCACCGAGCGTGTTCACGACCGAGGAATCACCGGCGACGGCGTCGCAGTCGGCGTCGTCGGGACGTCGTTCGACTCGGAGGCGGCGTCGATTCGGAGCCACGTCGCCGGTCACCGGCGCGCCG from Haloprofundus halobius includes:
- a CDS encoding 5'-deoxyadenosine deaminase, which codes for MLLSGTVVADAETVIEDGAVVVDDDRIVAVGERANLSDRYPDHERKSHDVLLPGLVGGHIHSVQSLGRGIADDTSLLDWLFDYVLPMEANLDADGMRIAADLGYLELVESGTTTAIDHLSVRHAEAAFEAAGEVGIRGRIGKVLMDKESPPGLAEDTQAALDETEELIRRYHGSFDDRIRYAVTPRFAVSCTEECLRGSRELADRYDGVRIHTHASENRDEIAAVERETGMRNIEWLDEVGLTGDDVILAHCVHTDESEREILAETGTHVTYCPSSNMKLASGIAPIVDYLDRGINVALGNDGPPCNNTLDAFTEMRQASLLQKVQTLDPTTTPAKIIFEMATRNGAKAAGFETVGKLKEGWKADIVGLTTDITRATPLHDVLSHLVFSAHGDDVQFTMVDGEVLYENGEHVRVDADGIREQANEYDITKERHECEHEHPA
- a CDS encoding ArsR/SmtB family transcription factor; the encoded protein is MSGLLPSDRNTEREARPPRVLWLDDDDAEQLISSLSSETARSILTELYERDGTASELSDSVDTSLQNVRHHLGNLQDAGLVEIVGTEYSVKGREMNVYGPADGPLVVCAGQTDDRASVLDSLRRFVGVTALLAVGAALVQWLFGAAVVTDLGGPETAPRVGDSVANGVGGTLGTLSPGLAFVAGGVLVLVAILAWEVVER
- a CDS encoding MFS transporter; amino-acid sequence: MTRRLFGTLCGFVFLVNFGRTAFAPLVEPLQAAFGVGPAAIGLVTSLVWFGTAVPRIPVGYLLTRVSRHRVVLMAGVLLTAAAAFSATATSVLALQAGAFVIGIASGAYFVAAVPLVGELYPKTVGRAVGIHGTASQVAAVAAPSVVVGVLFLGEWRHVFWLLAACTLLLTLVLVTTGRSRRTAPSSAGDDRNFREALSYWRVILTGVAMVGVVGFVWQGLFNFYVPYLTATKGFTPTQASTMLTVVFAAGVPAFWFSGRLADRLPHLPYILGIVGAFGACLLVLTAVSGFLPVLIVTATLGYVVHSLFPALDTYILGALPAASRGSAYAVYSGVALLIESGGSGTVGALTGADVPFDAVFRLFVAVLVVELAVLLALYSAGRLPDGRRSVDVAAD
- the moaC gene encoding cyclic pyranopterin monophosphate synthase MoaC, whose protein sequence is MTEKGRPAGPADHTGPVDATDSADGTDPADHTDPSDGEDDETEVEADVESDTERSRSELTHTDETGNVQMVNVGAKPDTARRAEARGEIRLSESTIDAIRGDEIEKGDVLATARVGAVQAVKHTWETIPMCHQIPITNVDTEFDVRDDGVVLTVAVETTGKTGCEMEALEGVTTGLNVVWDMVKAAEKDDDGQYPETSIRGVQVVSKEKRTLE
- a CDS encoding FUN14 domain-containing protein → MLEIDVQQLAMDAGTGTVIGAIVGFAAKKVAKVIAVLVGLELALFKFLESRGILSVDWDKLTAGFLKTGEVATTGTPPDWMMTILSTLSISAGFTGGFLVGFKKG
- the hflX gene encoding GTPase HflX, which gives rise to MVAKRVDSGSADLGEISELARAAGYSVVGELTQSREEDPAYEFGEGKVDELAALVRRSDADTVIIDNRLGPYQTYNIGQKLPEGVEVVDRFTLILDIFGQRAQTRKAQLQVELAELRYELPRAEAKASLAKRDERPGFMGLGEYDESREQDIKAQIANIKGELDAIADKEETRREQRRESGFDLVALAGYTNAGKSTLLRRLAAELDVDENEDLHPDLDATAESEDRLFTTLGTTTRRAETGKRNVLLTDTVGFVSNLPHWLVESFKSTLDSVYRADLVLLVVDASESVEEMREKLVTSHDTLYERNEAPIVTVLNKIDRIDDDELEEKKAALTALAPNPVAVSGKTGENVEELKTRVEAELPPWERERLMMPLVDETMSVVSWIHDHGHVETEEYDDDHVLVEFEARPAIVEQARAKAADLTAVESA
- a CDS encoding NAD(P)H-hydrate dehydratase; protein product: MITSRRMAAVDENAEALGVPRKQLMESSGNAVAREVRDAVDDGASVAIVAGRGNNGGDAFVAARFLKAYDVTVHLLGRPETVSTDIARENWAALQSAEYDTKVVRDSKTLALDDPDLVVDAMLGTGVTGELREPEASAARAINDSDATVLAVDVPSGVDADTSEAEGVAVDADRVVTFHDDKPGLSDLDATVTVADIGIPAAAERFVGPGDLNVVVRDPESHKGDNGDVLVIGGGPFSGAPALSAQAVLRAGADLVNVACPESVADAVRGYSENFIVHGLDGDHLRPEHVDELLGRAESKDAVVLGPGLGDADETLDAVRRFFSEFAGTAVVDADALQVVPEVDTGATLVCTPHQGELQKMGGETADDWEERAELVEEFAAELGQTLLVKGAYDVISDGEQTRASRTGNAGMTVGGTGDVLAGVTSALAATQDPFDAACVAAWANGRAGDLAAEERGYGLVATDLADWLPKAMNRGSEVEGI